In one Pseudomonas hydrolytica genomic region, the following are encoded:
- a CDS encoding DUF2062 domain-containing protein: protein MPRRLFKRYMPNPDSIKGNKSLRFLGKLIHDPNLWHLNRHSVARGMAIGLFWAMIPMPMQMLAAAAVAIPLRANLPISIGLVWLTNPITMPPIFYCTYKLGAWLSNTPPMRMPGHLSLEWITAELAVLWKPLLLGSFVAGVVLAILGYVLTMLYWRWWVQRSWRRRQERRRQVGH, encoded by the coding sequence ATGCCGCGTCGTTTATTTAAGCGCTACATGCCCAATCCCGACAGCATCAAGGGTAACAAGTCCCTGCGCTTTCTCGGCAAACTGATCCACGATCCCAATCTCTGGCACCTCAATCGCCACTCGGTAGCCCGCGGCATGGCCATCGGCCTGTTCTGGGCGATGATTCCCATGCCCATGCAGATGCTGGCCGCCGCCGCGGTCGCCATTCCGCTGCGCGCCAATCTGCCGATTTCCATCGGCCTGGTATGGCTGACCAACCCCATCACCATGCCGCCGATCTTCTACTGCACCTACAAGCTCGGCGCCTGGCTGAGCAATACGCCACCGATGCGCATGCCGGGGCATCTGAGCCTGGAATGGATCACGGCCGAACTCGCCGTGCTGTGGAAGCCGCTGCTGCTCGGCTCGTTCGTCGCCGGCGTGGTGCTGGCCATTCTCGGCTACGTGCTGACCATGCTGTACTGGCGCTGGTGGGTACAGCGCAGCTGGCGCAGACGCCAGGAGCGGCGCCGCCAGGTTGGTCACTGA
- a CDS encoding lipoprotein-releasing ABC transporter permease subunit has protein sequence MFRPLSVFIGARYTRAKRRNHFISFISLTSMIGLALGVLAMIVVLSVMNGFQKEMSSRILGMVPHAMLYGAEPVADWRALADKALANPQVHAAAPYAELEGMLSHRGLMQPIQIHGIDPAEEGKVSILPEHIHQGSLNNLLPGEYGVVIGDITARRFGLQVGDKLTLIIPELSNAPGGVTPRMQRLNVAAVFKVGAELDSSLALINVVDAAAMQRLPEGTVPGIRLALKDLYQAPQVSKALLAQLGADYRADDWTHTQGSLFSAMKMEKTMIGLLLLLIVAVAAFNIIATLIMVVADKGGDIAILRTLGATPRQIMAIFMVQGTVIGVVGTLIGTLLGVLAALNVSALVAWLESFAGQQVLSSDVYFISSLPSDLQWLDVALICSAALILSFLATLYPSWRAAQVQPAEALRYE, from the coding sequence ATGTTCCGTCCGCTGAGTGTCTTCATTGGCGCCCGCTATACCCGGGCCAAGCGCCGCAACCATTTCATCTCCTTCATCTCGCTGACTTCGATGATCGGCCTGGCGCTCGGCGTGCTGGCAATGATCGTGGTGCTGTCGGTGATGAACGGCTTCCAGAAGGAAATGAGCTCGCGGATTCTCGGCATGGTGCCGCACGCCATGCTCTACGGTGCCGAGCCGGTCGCCGACTGGCGCGCCCTGGCGGACAAGGCTCTGGCCAATCCGCAGGTGCACGCCGCGGCGCCCTACGCCGAGCTGGAGGGCATGCTCTCGCACCGCGGGCTGATGCAGCCGATCCAGATCCACGGCATCGATCCGGCGGAGGAGGGCAAGGTGTCAATCCTGCCCGAGCACATCCACCAGGGCAGCCTGAACAACCTGCTGCCCGGCGAGTATGGCGTGGTGATCGGCGACATCACCGCACGCCGCTTCGGCCTGCAGGTGGGCGACAAGCTGACGCTGATCATCCCCGAGCTGAGCAATGCGCCTGGCGGCGTCACCCCGCGCATGCAGCGCCTGAACGTGGCGGCGGTATTCAAGGTGGGCGCCGAACTGGACAGCTCGCTGGCGCTGATCAACGTCGTCGACGCCGCCGCCATGCAGCGTCTGCCGGAAGGCACGGTGCCGGGCATTCGCCTGGCGCTCAAAGACTTGTACCAGGCGCCGCAGGTGTCCAAGGCGCTGCTGGCTCAGCTGGGTGCCGATTATCGCGCCGATGACTGGACCCACACCCAGGGCAGCCTGTTCAGCGCGATGAAGATGGAAAAGACCATGATCGGTCTGCTGCTGCTGCTGATCGTCGCCGTGGCGGCGTTCAACATCATCGCCACGCTGATCATGGTAGTGGCCGACAAGGGCGGCGATATCGCCATCCTGCGCACCCTCGGCGCCACGCCGCGGCAGATCATGGCCATCTTCATGGTGCAGGGCACGGTGATCGGCGTGGTCGGTACGCTTATCGGCACCTTGCTGGGCGTGCTCGCCGCGCTCAACGTCAGCGCGCTGGTGGCCTGGCTGGAGTCCTTCGCCGGCCAGCAGGTGCTGAGCTCCGACGTCTACTTCATCAGCAGCCTGCCGTCGGACCTGCAATGGCTCGACGTGGCGCTGATCTGCTCGGCGGCGTTGATCCTGAGTTTCCTCGCCACGCTGTACCCCTCCTGGCGGGCGGCACAGGTGCAGCCCGCCGAGGCGCTGCGTTACGAGTAG
- the lolD gene encoding lipoprotein-releasing ABC transporter ATP-binding protein LolD, with protein sequence MNQNAMKQHNAVLSCRNLSKRYDEGPESVVVLDGLELELFAGERVAIVGSSGSGKSTLLNMLGGLDTPSEGSVWLAGEQLSALSESARGLLRNRALGFVYQFHHLLAEFTALENACMPLLIGKTPIAEARERATALLQRVGLGHRLNHKPAELSGGERQRVAIARALVNRPGLVLLDEPTGNLDQHTAEGIQELMRELSEGSNTAFLVVTHDLQLARQMDRMLSLQDGKLVAI encoded by the coding sequence ATGAACCAGAACGCCATGAAACAGCACAATGCCGTGCTCAGTTGCCGCAACCTGAGCAAGCGTTACGACGAGGGCCCCGAGTCGGTGGTGGTGCTCGATGGTCTGGAACTGGAGCTGTTCGCCGGCGAGCGAGTGGCCATCGTCGGCAGCTCCGGTTCCGGCAAGAGCACCCTTTTGAACATGCTAGGCGGCCTGGATACGCCCAGCGAGGGCAGCGTCTGGCTGGCCGGCGAGCAGCTGTCGGCGCTGAGCGAGAGCGCCCGTGGCCTGCTGCGCAACCGTGCGCTGGGCTTCGTCTACCAGTTCCACCACCTGCTGGCCGAATTCACCGCGCTGGAGAACGCCTGCATGCCGCTGCTGATCGGCAAGACGCCGATTGCCGAGGCGCGCGAGCGGGCCACTGCGCTGTTGCAGCGGGTGGGCCTGGGCCATCGCCTCAATCACAAGCCGGCCGAGCTCTCCGGTGGCGAGCGTCAGCGCGTGGCCATCGCCCGCGCCCTGGTCAACCGTCCCGGTCTGGTGCTGCTCGACGAGCCCACCGGTAACCTCGATCAACACACCGCCGAGGGCATCCAGGAACTGATGCGCGAACTCAGTGAGGGCTCCAACACCGCCTTCCTGGTGGTGACCCATGACCTGCAGCTGGCACGGCAGATGGATCGCATGCTCAGTCTGCAGGACGGCAAGCTGGTGGCCATCTGA
- a CDS encoding lipoprotein-releasing ABC transporter permease subunit, translating to MFRPLFVFIGTRYTRAKRRNHFVSFISLTSMLGLTLGVMVMILVLSVMNGFDHEMRTRVLGMIPHATVESPTPVSDWPALARQVERHPRVEALAPFTQMQGLLTHEGKVQKVLINAIDPEQERKVSIIDGFFQEGSLDSLQPGDFAMVIGDKAAAKLGLKLGDKVTFVAPEVTVTPAGMFPRLKRFTVTGIFHVGAGEIDGALALANISDLARLQRWRPDQVQGLRLKFDDLFQAPRSAWEIAQTLDGDFYARDWTRSHGNLYQAIRMEKTMIGLLLLLIVAVAAFNIISTLVMVVTDKKGDIAILRTLGATPRQIMAIFMVQGTVIGVVGTFIGAVLGILAALNISGLIAGIERLLGIKFLNADVYFIDYLPSQLQSADVVMVCTAALLLSFFATLYPAWRAARTQPAEALRYE from the coding sequence ATGTTCAGACCTCTGTTCGTATTCATCGGCACGCGCTACACGCGGGCCAAGCGCCGAAACCACTTCGTTTCCTTCATTTCCCTGACTTCCATGCTCGGCCTCACCCTGGGGGTGATGGTGATGATTCTGGTGCTGTCGGTCATGAACGGTTTCGACCACGAGATGCGTACCCGCGTGCTGGGGATGATTCCTCACGCCACCGTCGAGTCGCCCACCCCGGTCAGCGACTGGCCCGCCCTGGCGCGTCAGGTCGAGCGCCATCCTCGCGTCGAGGCGCTGGCGCCTTTCACCCAGATGCAGGGGCTGCTGACCCATGAAGGCAAGGTGCAGAAGGTACTGATCAACGCCATCGATCCCGAGCAGGAGCGCAAGGTATCGATCATCGACGGCTTCTTTCAGGAAGGCAGCCTCGACAGCCTGCAGCCTGGCGATTTCGCCATGGTCATCGGCGACAAGGCGGCGGCCAAGCTGGGCCTGAAGCTGGGCGACAAGGTCACCTTCGTCGCCCCGGAAGTCACGGTGACGCCGGCCGGCATGTTCCCGCGCCTGAAGCGCTTTACCGTCACCGGCATCTTCCATGTCGGTGCCGGCGAGATCGACGGCGCCCTGGCCCTGGCCAACATCAGCGATCTGGCCCGGCTGCAGCGCTGGCGGCCGGATCAGGTGCAGGGCCTGCGCCTGAAGTTCGACGACCTGTTCCAGGCGCCGCGCAGCGCCTGGGAAATCGCCCAGACCCTTGATGGCGACTTCTATGCCCGTGACTGGACGCGCAGCCACGGCAACCTCTATCAGGCCATTCGCATGGAGAAGACCATGATCGGTCTGCTGCTGCTGCTGATCGTCGCCGTCGCCGCCTTCAACATCATCTCCACCCTGGTGATGGTGGTCACTGACAAGAAGGGCGACATCGCCATCCTGCGCACGCTCGGCGCCACGCCGCGACAGATCATGGCCATCTTCATGGTGCAGGGCACCGTGATCGGCGTGGTCGGCACCTTCATCGGCGCCGTGCTGGGAATTCTCGCCGCGCTGAACATCAGCGGCCTGATCGCCGGTATCGAGCGCCTTTTGGGCATCAAGTTTCTCAATGCCGATGTGTACTTCATCGATTACCTGCCTTCGCAACTGCAGAGCGCCGACGTGGTGATGGTCTGTACCGCGGCGCTGCTGCTGAGTTTCTTCGCCACCCTGTATCCGGCCTGGCGCGCCGCGCGCACCCAGCCAGCCGAGGCCCTGCGCTATGAGTGA
- a CDS encoding PilZ domain-containing protein: MSTHDVDDRREYYRIDDTIALEFSLLAGAEAHASDALHDPSPLFNLLSDLHLMDFESQHLLRHISERDRTLANYLKVINKRIDLLGQAVAQSLLRDIGAPRQVSLSEGGISFNHGQAVAPGSHLAIKMVLMPQALGLLLRAQVVHCSQRADGQFEIGTEFEALTDAQRQLLARHILQKQALERRQARA; encoded by the coding sequence ATGTCGACACACGATGTAGATGATCGCCGCGAATACTATCGTATCGACGATACGATAGCACTGGAATTCAGCCTGCTAGCGGGCGCCGAAGCCCATGCCAGCGACGCGCTTCACGACCCTTCGCCGCTGTTCAACTTGCTCAGCGACCTGCACCTGATGGACTTCGAGTCGCAGCATCTGCTGCGCCATATCAGTGAACGCGACCGTACGCTGGCCAACTACCTGAAGGTGATCAACAAGCGCATCGATCTGCTCGGCCAGGCCGTGGCGCAGAGCCTGCTGCGCGACATCGGCGCGCCGCGCCAGGTGTCGCTGTCCGAGGGCGGCATCAGCTTCAACCACGGCCAGGCCGTGGCGCCCGGCAGCCACCTGGCGATCAAGATGGTGCTGATGCCGCAGGCCCTCGGCCTGCTGCTGCGTGCCCAGGTGGTGCATTGCAGCCAGCGCGCCGACGGCCAGTTCGAGATCGGCACCGAGTTCGAAGCGTTGACCGACGCACAGCGCCAGTTGCTGGCTCGGCATATCCTGCAGAAGCAGGCTCTGGAGCGTCGCCAGGCCCGCGCATGA
- a CDS encoding glycerophosphodiester phosphodiesterase, which produces MTLIYGHRGAKGEAPENTLASFQRCLEHGVNRCELDLHLSRDGELMVIHDPTLKRTTGLRGKVVEHEAAELVKYDARKGGPGWVRPCPIPRLEELFEQCRFEHWQLEVKSASKVRAARTVLAIAELAERFSLREQVTITSSSREVLKAARELTPQLQLGLVAEYAWLDPLKVAAHYDCHLLALNWTLCTPERLLKAQKQGLHVSVWTVNEPALMRRLADFGVDSIITDFPGIAVQTLRG; this is translated from the coding sequence GTGACCCTCATCTACGGCCATCGCGGCGCCAAGGGCGAAGCCCCGGAAAACACCCTGGCCAGCTTCCAGCGCTGCCTGGAACACGGCGTCAATCGCTGCGAGCTGGATCTGCATCTGTCGCGCGACGGCGAACTGATGGTGATCCACGACCCGACGCTCAAGCGCACCACCGGCCTGCGCGGCAAGGTGGTCGAGCACGAGGCCGCCGAACTGGTGAAGTACGATGCGCGCAAGGGCGGCCCCGGCTGGGTGCGCCCCTGCCCCATCCCGCGCCTGGAGGAGCTGTTCGAGCAATGCCGCTTCGAGCACTGGCAGCTGGAGGTCAAGAGCGCCTCCAAGGTGCGCGCCGCGCGTACCGTGCTGGCCATCGCCGAACTGGCCGAACGCTTCAGCCTGCGTGAGCAGGTCACCATCACCTCCAGTTCGCGCGAAGTACTCAAGGCCGCGCGCGAGCTGACCCCGCAACTGCAGCTGGGCCTGGTGGCCGAATACGCCTGGCTCGACCCGCTGAAGGTGGCCGCCCATTACGACTGCCACCTGCTCGCCCTGAACTGGACGCTGTGCACCCCGGAGCGCCTGCTCAAGGCGCAGAAACAGGGGCTGCACGTGTCGGTGTGGACGGTCAACGAGCCGGCGCTAATGCGTCGCCTGGCCGACTTCGGTGTCGACAGCATCATCACCGACTTCCCCGGCATAGCGGTGCAGACGCTACGCGGCTGA
- the sthA gene encoding Si-specific NAD(P)(+) transhydrogenase codes for MAVYNYDVVVLGSGPAGEGAAMNAAKAGRKVAVVDNRPLVGGNCTHLGTIPSKALRHSVRQIMQFNTNPMFRQIGEPRWFSFPDVLKSAEKVIAKQVTSRTGYYARNRIDTYFGTASFADEQTVEVVCLNGVVEKLVAKQVVVATGSRPYRPADVDFRHPRIYDSDTILSLGHTPRRLIIYGAGVIGCEYASIFSGLGVLVDLIDNRDQLLSFLDSEISDALSYHLRNNNVLIRHNEEYERIEGVENGVILHLKSGKKIKADALLWCNGRTGNTDQLGLENIGISVNSRGQIQVDEHYRTEVSNIYAAGDVIGWPSLASAASDQGRSAAGSIVDNGSWRFVDDVPTGIYTIPEISSIGKTERELTQAKVPYEVGKAFFKGMARAQISVEPVGMLKILFHRETLEVLGVHCFGYQASEIVHIGQAIMNQKGEANSIKYFINTTFNYPTMAEAYRVAAFDGLNRLF; via the coding sequence ATGGCGGTCTACAACTACGATGTGGTGGTGTTGGGCTCCGGCCCGGCGGGCGAGGGCGCGGCGATGAACGCGGCCAAGGCCGGGCGCAAGGTGGCGGTGGTGGACAACCGGCCGCTGGTCGGCGGCAACTGCACCCACCTGGGTACCATTCCGTCCAAGGCGCTGCGCCACTCGGTGCGGCAGATCATGCAGTTCAACACCAATCCGATGTTCCGCCAGATTGGCGAGCCGCGCTGGTTCTCCTTCCCCGATGTGCTGAAAAGCGCCGAGAAGGTGATCGCCAAGCAGGTCACCTCGCGCACCGGCTACTACGCGCGCAACCGTATCGACACCTACTTCGGTACCGCCAGCTTCGCTGACGAGCAGACCGTGGAAGTGGTCTGCCTCAACGGCGTGGTGGAGAAGCTGGTGGCCAAGCAGGTCGTCGTCGCCACCGGCTCGCGTCCCTATCGTCCGGCCGATGTCGATTTCCGCCACCCGCGTATCTACGACAGCGACACCATTCTCAGCCTGGGCCACACGCCGCGCCGCCTGATCATCTACGGCGCCGGGGTGATCGGCTGCGAATACGCCTCGATCTTCAGTGGTCTGGGCGTGCTGGTAGACCTGATCGACAACCGCGACCAGCTGCTCAGCTTCCTCGACTCGGAAATCTCCGACGCGCTCTCCTATCACCTGCGCAACAACAACGTGCTGATTCGCCACAACGAAGAGTACGAGCGCATCGAGGGGGTGGAGAACGGGGTGATCCTGCACCTGAAGTCGGGCAAGAAGATCAAGGCCGACGCGCTGCTGTGGTGCAACGGCCGTACCGGCAATACCGATCAGCTGGGCCTGGAGAACATCGGCATTTCGGTCAACAGCCGTGGCCAGATCCAGGTGGACGAGCACTACCGTACCGAGGTGAGCAACATCTACGCCGCCGGTGACGTGATCGGCTGGCCGAGCCTGGCCAGCGCCGCATCCGACCAGGGCCGTTCGGCCGCCGGCAGCATCGTCGACAACGGCAGCTGGCGTTTCGTCGACGATGTGCCGACCGGTATCTACACCATTCCGGAGATCAGCTCGATCGGCAAGACCGAGCGTGAACTGACTCAGGCCAAGGTGCCTTACGAAGTGGGCAAGGCCTTCTTCAAGGGCATGGCCCGTGCGCAGATCTCGGTCGAACCGGTGGGCATGCTGAAGATTCTCTTCCACCGTGAAACCCTGGAAGTGCTGGGGGTGCACTGCTTCGGCTATCAAGCCTCGGAGATCGTGCATATCGGCCAGGCGATCATGAATCAGAAGGGCGAAGCCAACAGCATCAAGTACTTCATCAACACCACCTTCAACTACCCGACCATGGCCGAGGCCTATCGGGTTGCCGCGTTCGACGGTCTCAACCGGCTTTTTTGA
- the nqrM gene encoding (Na+)-NQR maturation NqrM: MTFLVVFLAMVLVVGMMAVGVIMGRKPIAGSCGGIANLGIEKECSICGGSREKCEEVNRDKADAPRTDLAYDASKR; this comes from the coding sequence ATGACGTTCCTGGTAGTTTTTCTGGCCATGGTACTGGTCGTCGGCATGATGGCCGTCGGCGTGATCATGGGCCGCAAGCCGATCGCAGGTTCCTGTGGCGGCATCGCCAACCTGGGTATCGAGAAGGAATGCTCGATCTGCGGCGGTAGCCGCGAGAAGTGCGAAGAGGTCAATCGCGACAAGGCCGATGCGCCGCGCACCGACCTGGCCTACGACGCAAGCAAGCGCTGA
- a CDS encoding FAD:protein FMN transferase, producing the protein MGSTYSIKYVRSEGVAPQAELKAATEAILAEIDLQMSTYRDDSLIEQFNRAPAGTCQAMPRGVLDLVRAGNRLHEESQGHFDLTLEPLLDLWGFGPKGQGEAVPDAERLAEVRQRVGQQHLRIEGEQLCKDVDVQVDFNSIAAGYAVDLIVARLGELGVTSYLVEATGELKAAGFKPDGSHWRIGLEAPRDDQRVAQRILQLDGYGISTSGDYRNYFEENGQRYSHTLDPLSGTPVNHKLAAVTVADPSTLRADGLSTLLMVLGPEAGMAFAERNGIAAFFVTREGEGFVTQGTTAFEQLFAAGDEQ; encoded by the coding sequence ATGGGCAGCACCTATTCGATCAAATACGTCCGCAGTGAAGGCGTCGCGCCGCAAGCCGAACTCAAGGCCGCGACCGAGGCGATCCTCGCCGAGATCGATCTGCAGATGTCCACCTATCGCGACGACTCGCTGATCGAGCAGTTCAACCGTGCGCCAGCGGGTACCTGCCAGGCCATGCCCAGGGGCGTGCTGGATCTCGTGCGTGCCGGCAATCGCCTGCACGAAGAGAGCCAGGGTCACTTCGACCTGACACTGGAGCCGTTGCTCGACCTCTGGGGCTTCGGGCCCAAGGGGCAGGGCGAGGCGGTGCCGGATGCCGAGCGCCTGGCTGAAGTGCGTCAGCGGGTCGGTCAGCAGCATCTGCGTATCGAGGGCGAGCAGCTGTGCAAGGATGTCGACGTTCAGGTCGACTTCAACAGCATCGCCGCCGGCTATGCCGTCGACCTGATCGTGGCGCGTCTGGGTGAGCTGGGTGTCACCAGTTATCTGGTGGAGGCCACGGGCGAGCTCAAGGCGGCTGGCTTCAAGCCCGACGGCAGCCACTGGCGCATCGGCCTGGAAGCGCCGCGCGACGATCAGCGAGTCGCCCAGCGCATCCTGCAACTCGATGGCTACGGCATCTCCACCTCGGGGGATTACCGCAACTATTTCGAGGAAAACGGCCAGCGCTATTCGCATACGCTCGACCCGCTGAGCGGCACGCCGGTCAACCACAAGCTGGCGGCGGTGACCGTGGCCGATCCATCGACCTTACGTGCCGATGGCTTGTCTACCCTATTGATGGTGCTCGGGCCGGAAGCCGGCATGGCCTTCGCCGAGCGCAATGGTATCGCGGCGTTTTTCGTGACGCGTGAGGGCGAGGGTTTCGTCACACAGGGCACGACCGCATTCGAGCAGCTATTCGCTGCAGGAGATGAGCAATGA
- the nqrF gene encoding NADH:ubiquinone reductase (Na(+)-transporting) subunit F, with protein sequence MNYEIFLAIGMFTAIVLALVLIILAARAKLVSSGDVSIEINGEKTIVVPAGGKLLQTLADNNIFLSSACGGGGTCAQCKCIVESGGGEMLSTEESHFTKREAREGWRLSCQTPVKQDMKIEVPEEVFGVKKWECTVQSNPNVATFIKELTLKLPEGENVDFRAGGYVQLECPPHTVYYKDFDIQEEYRGDWDKFNQWKYVSKVDETVIRAYSMANYPEERGLVKFNIRIASPPPGKDDLPPGKMSSYVFSLKPGDKITVYGPFGEFFAKDTDAEMVFIGGGAGMAPMRSHIFDQLKRLKSKRKISFWYGARSMRESFYNEEYDQLAAENPNFEWHLALSDPQPEDNWTGLKGFIHNVLYENYLKDHPAPEDCEFYMCGPPMMNAAVIKMLTDLGVEPENILLDDFGG encoded by the coding sequence ATGAATTACGAAATCTTCCTCGCCATCGGCATGTTCACCGCCATCGTTCTGGCGCTGGTGCTGATCATCCTCGCGGCGCGCGCCAAGCTGGTGTCCAGCGGTGACGTGAGCATCGAGATCAACGGCGAAAAAACCATCGTGGTACCGGCTGGCGGCAAGCTGCTGCAGACCCTGGCCGACAACAACATCTTCCTGTCCTCCGCCTGCGGCGGCGGCGGTACCTGCGCCCAGTGCAAGTGCATCGTCGAAAGCGGCGGCGGCGAGATGCTGTCCACCGAAGAGTCGCACTTCACCAAGCGCGAGGCCCGCGAAGGCTGGCGCCTGTCCTGCCAGACCCCGGTCAAGCAGGACATGAAGATCGAAGTCCCGGAAGAGGTCTTCGGCGTCAAGAAGTGGGAGTGCACCGTCCAGTCCAACCCCAACGTCGCCACCTTCATCAAGGAGCTGACGCTGAAGCTGCCGGAAGGCGAGAACGTCGACTTCCGCGCCGGTGGTTACGTACAGCTGGAGTGCCCGCCGCACACCGTGTACTACAAGGACTTCGACATCCAGGAGGAGTATCGCGGCGACTGGGACAAGTTCAACCAGTGGAAGTACGTGTCCAAGGTCGACGAGACCGTGATTCGTGCCTATTCCATGGCCAACTACCCGGAAGAGCGCGGTCTGGTGAAGTTCAACATCCGTATCGCCTCGCCGCCCCCCGGCAAGGACGATCTGCCGCCGGGCAAGATGTCGTCCTACGTGTTCAGCCTGAAGCCGGGCGACAAGATCACCGTGTACGGACCCTTCGGTGAGTTCTTCGCCAAGGACACCGACGCCGAGATGGTCTTCATCGGTGGTGGTGCCGGCATGGCGCCGATGCGTTCGCACATCTTCGATCAGCTCAAGCGTCTGAAGTCCAAGCGCAAGATCAGCTTCTGGTACGGCGCGCGCTCCATGCGCGAGTCGTTCTACAACGAAGAGTACGATCAGCTGGCCGCGGAAAACCCGAACTTCGAATGGCACCTGGCGCTGTCCGATCCGCAGCCGGAAGACAACTGGACCGGTCTCAAGGGCTTCATCCACAACGTGCTGTACGAGAACTACCTGAAGGACCACCCGGCTCCGGAAGATTGCGAGTTCTACATGTGCGGCCCACCCATGATGAACGCCGCCGTGATCAAGATGCTCACCGACCTGGGCGTCGAGCCGGAGAACATCCTCCTCGACGACTTCGGCGGCTAA
- the nqrE gene encoding NADH:ubiquinone reductase (Na(+)-transporting) subunit E: protein MEHYISLFVRAVFVENMALAFFLGMCTFIAISKKVETAIGLGIAVVVVLGITMPVNNLIYANILKDGALAWAGLPEVDLSFLGLLTFIGVIAALVQILEMTLDKYVPALYNALGVFLPLITVNCAIMGGSLFMVERDYNLAESTVYGIGAGVSWALAIAALAGIREKLKYSDVPAGLQGLGITFITIGLMSLGFMSFSGVQL from the coding sequence ATGGAACATTACATCAGCCTGTTCGTCCGTGCGGTGTTCGTCGAGAACATGGCGCTGGCGTTCTTCCTCGGCATGTGTACCTTCATCGCCATCTCCAAGAAGGTGGAAACCGCCATCGGCCTCGGTATCGCCGTGGTCGTGGTGCTGGGTATCACCATGCCGGTGAACAACCTGATCTACGCCAACATCCTCAAGGATGGCGCGCTGGCCTGGGCCGGCCTGCCTGAAGTGGACCTGTCGTTCCTCGGCCTGCTGACCTTCATCGGCGTGATCGCGGCACTGGTGCAGATCCTCGAGATGACCCTGGATAAGTACGTGCCTGCGCTGTACAACGCCCTCGGCGTGTTCCTGCCGCTGATCACCGTGAACTGCGCCATCATGGGTGGCTCGCTGTTCATGGTCGAGCGTGATTACAACCTGGCCGAAAGCACCGTTTACGGTATCGGCGCGGGTGTGTCCTGGGCACTGGCCATCGCCGCGCTGGCGGGTATTCGCGAGAAGCTCAAGTACAGCGACGTACCGGCTGGCCTGCAGGGTCTGGGCATCACCTTCATCACCATCGGTCTGATGTCGCTGGGCTTCATGTCCTTCTCCGGCGTGCAGCTGTAA
- a CDS encoding NADH:ubiquinone reductase (Na(+)-transporting) subunit D produces the protein MIMSQPTIKEVLLNPVFNNNPIGLQILGICSALAVTSNLQTALVMSAALTLVCGFSNLFISMIRSQIPGSIRMIVQMVIIASLVIVVDQVLKAYAFSLSKQLSVFVGLIITNCIVMGRAEAFAMQNPPVLSFFDGIGNGLGYSAMLVALGVIRELFGAGKLMGYEIFSVVNDGGWYQPNGMLLLPPSAFFLIGLFIWGIRSWKKDQIEKNAYKMAPQVSSKEAY, from the coding sequence CTGATCATGTCGCAACCGACTATCAAAGAAGTCCTGCTCAACCCGGTCTTCAACAACAACCCCATCGGCCTGCAGATCCTCGGGATCTGCTCGGCCCTGGCGGTAACCTCGAACCTGCAGACCGCGCTGGTGATGTCCGCCGCGCTGACCCTGGTGTGCGGTTTCTCCAACCTGTTCATCTCCATGATCCGCAGCCAGATCCCCGGCTCGATCCGCATGATCGTGCAGATGGTGATCATCGCGTCCCTGGTGATCGTGGTGGACCAGGTGCTCAAGGCCTATGCCTTCAGTCTGTCCAAGCAGCTGTCGGTGTTCGTCGGTCTGATCATCACCAACTGCATCGTGATGGGCCGTGCCGAGGCGTTCGCCATGCAGAACCCGCCGGTGCTGTCGTTCTTCGACGGTATCGGTAACGGTCTGGGCTATAGCGCCATGCTGGTGGCTCTGGGCGTGATCCGCGAGCTGTTCGGCGCGGGCAAGCTGATGGGCTACGAGATTTTCTCGGTGGTCAACGACGGTGGCTGGTACCAGCCCAACGGCATGCTGCTGCTGCCGCCTTCGGCCTTCTTCCTGATCGGTCTGTTCATCTGGGGCATCCGTAGCTGGAAGAAAGACCAGATCGAGAAGAACGCCTACAAGATGGCGCCTCAGGTATCCAGCAAGGAGGCCTATTAA